A single window of Acanthopagrus latus isolate v.2019 chromosome 1, fAcaLat1.1, whole genome shotgun sequence DNA harbors:
- the LOC119027872 gene encoding uncharacterized protein LOC119027872, whose translation MRAGIELGTWARAGLYYYCSLQVLHVRLGERTVGNCAMVRLRTPLVLLGDHLARMKSNHTSSINLTRRRRRHVLNRHRRSTLTSFDLTTDNPTYIDAIGVPRGVPNQFKLADQVAAGFENIPLIAALFPVTPNKNVDRINYVHYNVLRLTNLTRDAVAGLAEQMAPTSLMAVQNRMALDMLLAEKGGVCAMFGEMCCTFIPNNMAPDGSVARALDGLRTLSKTMHEHSGIDNPLEDWMTNVFGKWKMLIMSLFISLAVFTAILVTCGCCCVPCIRSLMVRLITSTIEGNAPPPYMMPLLQHSKAGPDAVLEEGIKMIEY comes from the coding sequence ATGCGAGCGGGGATCGAGCTCGGCACTTGGGCTAGAGCAGGCTTATATTATTACTGCAGCCTTCAAGTCTTGCATGTTCGACTGGGTGAAAGAACCGTTGGCAATTGCGCTATGGTTAGACTTCGCACCCCTCTCGTTCTATTAGGTGACCATTTGGCTCGTATGAAGTCTAACCATACCTCCTCGATAAACCTAACACGTCGTAGGCGTCGTCACGTACTCAACCGTCACCGTCGGTCCACCTTAACCTCATTCGACCTGACTACTGATAATCCCACCTACATCGACGCCATAGGAGTCCCTCGAGGGGTACCCAATCAATTCAAGCTAGCAGATCAGGTGGCAGctggttttgaaaatatccCTCTCATAGCTGCCCTCTTTCCGGTAACCCCCAATAAGAACGTCGATCGAATAAACTACGTGCATTATAACGTCTTGCGCTTGACCAATCTTACTAGGGATGCAGTGGCAGGACTCGCGGAACAAATGGCACCTACCTCCTTGATGGCTGTACAGAACAGGATGGCATTAGATATGTTGTTGGCGGAGAAAGGTGGGGTTTGCGCTATGTTTGGGGAAATGTGCTGCACCTTTATCCCCAACAACATGGCCCCGGATGGGTCAGTGGCTAGGGCATTGGATGGGCTGCGTACTCTCTCTAAAACGATGCACGAGCACTCTGGGATTGACAACCCACTGGAAGACTGGATGACTAATGTTTTTGGGAAATGGAAAATGCTTAttatgtctttgtttatttctcttgcTGTATTCACTGCTATTCTAGTCAcatgtggttgttgttgtgttcctTGTATTCGTTCATTAATGGTAAGATTGATCACATCTACTATCGAGGGTAACGCTCCCCCTCCATACATGATGCCCCTCCTCCAACACTCCAAGGCTGGCCCTGATGCTGTTTTGGAGGAGGGCATCAAAATGATTGAGTATTAA